The proteins below are encoded in one region of Methanosarcina barkeri 3:
- a CDS encoding GNAT family N-acetyltransferase: MPIEDVMLPEVFRIQEEGFENQGQNELIKYSRKLRKIFYVIKSQDQVVGYSTYYIRLIPSLKGFKKISVICSISVDKSFRRKGFGEKLLKESIQEMKLNKITSVLLYVSVNNTSAIKLYEKLGFRIIKETRNICGDKRCYEMELNLV, translated from the coding sequence ATGCCCATAGAGGATGTTATGCTTCCTGAAGTGTTTAGAATTCAAGAAGAAGGATTTGAAAATCAAGGACAGAACGAACTTATAAAATATTCAAGAAAGCTCAGGAAAATTTTTTATGTAATTAAGAGTCAGGATCAAGTGGTAGGTTACTCGACATACTACATACGATTAATCCCCTCCTTAAAAGGTTTCAAGAAAATATCAGTAATTTGTTCAATTTCGGTGGATAAGAGCTTTAGAAGGAAGGGTTTTGGTGAAAAGTTATTAAAAGAAAGCATTCAGGAAATGAAGTTAAACAAAATAACTTCGGTATTATTGTATGTAAGTGTAAATAATACTTCTGCTATTAAACTATATGAAAAACTGGGATTTCGAATAATAAAGGAAACGAGAAACATTTGTGGTGACAAAAGATGTTATGAAATGGAATTGAATCTTGTCTAA
- a CDS encoding carboxymuconolactone decarboxylase family protein: MLEEFFPEFTQKLDEIDQLCSEKRVIDKRTYQFICFALSIKARSKTCVLKHFKGSLEAGTTIKKLHIFLPL, encoded by the coding sequence ATGCTTGAAGAATTTTTTCCAGAGTTTACCCAGAAACTGGACGAAATTGATCAGCTTTGCTCCGAAAAAAGGGTGATAGATAAAAGGACCTATCAGTTCATTTGCTTTGCTCTCTCCATTAAAGCCAGGTCAAAGACTTGCGTTCTTAAGCATTTTAAAGGTTCCCTGGAAGCAGGAACTACAATCAAGAAACTTCATATATTCTTGCCCTTGTAA
- a CDS encoding methyltransferase domain-containing protein, whose protein sequence is MSRSNIWKDFFKDKKHGGHRYSSEDFLSMEAREKLFHLDGGKRLLDFGCGAAELLTYYAPEYEQLVGVDFSESMLEEASKRIKKKKCQNIDLILADHETLWEKLNSSFDRITAAGVIQYLTFQEIDKFISDASKYLNEDGKIVLFDILDSRLYPLWKIGLFSQDANGFKILCKTGFEFRTAISSSLRNRPKDILGFAHNPYTVEKIASKHGFRMICVRSMYYEYKYHAIMFRA, encoded by the coding sequence ATGTCAAGATCAAATATCTGGAAAGATTTTTTTAAAGATAAGAAGCATGGAGGGCACAGATATTCATCTGAGGATTTTCTTTCTATGGAGGCAAGGGAAAAATTGTTTCACCTTGATGGAGGTAAAAGACTTCTTGATTTTGGATGCGGGGCCGCAGAACTCCTGACTTACTATGCTCCGGAGTATGAGCAGCTTGTGGGAGTGGATTTTTCTGAATCTATGCTAGAAGAAGCTAGTAAAAGGATTAAGAAAAAAAAGTGCCAAAATATAGATCTAATTCTTGCTGACCATGAAACTCTCTGGGAAAAACTGAACTCTTCTTTTGATCGAATAACTGCAGCCGGTGTAATTCAGTACTTGACATTTCAGGAAATTGATAAATTTATCTCCGATGCATCAAAGTATCTGAATGAAGATGGTAAAATTGTACTTTTTGATATTCTGGACTCCCGCTTATATCCATTATGGAAGATAGGTCTATTCTCACAAGATGCAAACGGTTTCAAAATTTTATGTAAAACAGGTTTCGAGTTTAGGACTGCAATATCTTCAAGTCTGAGAAACCGTCCAAAAGATATTCTTGGATTTGCCCACAATCCTTACACAGTAGAGAAAATTGCAAGTAAGCATGGTTTTAGAATGATTTGCGTACGTTCAATGTATTACGAGTACAAATATCATGCGATAATGTTTCGAGCTTAA